In Serinus canaria isolate serCan28SL12 chromosome 5, serCan2020, whole genome shotgun sequence, the following proteins share a genomic window:
- the LOC103822142 gene encoding acyl-coenzyme A amino acid N-acyltransferase 2 isoform X4: MVEVTVTPQSSLADRPVQIRVRGLSPSQLVTLRAWLKDEQGECFQSRAFFRADGAGEVDPGLHAALGGSYSGVWPMGLFWFLQPDTLFRRLVKRDVAGSPFRVRLEVLDGLSLGTDPREQPLASCEAERWYVGPGVQRVPVREGRVRGALFLPPGPGPFPGVIDLFGGAGGLIEFRAGLLASRGFAVLALAFFAYDDLPRVLAQLDLEYFEEAAQLLLRHPKVRGPGLGVVGVSKGAEAALAMATFLPQVVATVWINGTSFLYGNPLVYKELRIPAIPYYTERILFTEVGAIDNSAIFADPRDPACHASAIPVERIRGKVLFVVGEADRSFNSKLFAELALARMPPESGQILSYPGAGHLIEPPGSPLCSNSAIRGTPKPVAWGGEPQPHARAQEHSWQEILQFLELHLGSFAAMKL; encoded by the exons ATGgtggaggtgacagtgacaccgCAGTCCTCGCTGGCTGACCGGCCCGTGCAGATCCGTGTGCGGGgactgtccccatcccagcttGTCACCCTCCGGGCGTGGCTGAAGGACGAGCAGGGCGAGTGCTTCCAATCCCGCGCCTTTTTCCGCGCTGACGGAGCGGGAGAGGTGGATCCCGGGCTCCATGCCGCCCTGGGGGGCAGCTACTCTGGGGTCTGGCCCATGGGGCTCTTCTGGTTCCTGCAGCCTGACACGCTGTTCCGCCGGCTGGTGAAGCGGGATGTGGCCGGCAGCCCCTTCCGCGTCCGGCTGGAAGTGTTggatgggctcagcctgggcacGGATCCCCGGGAGCAGCCGCTGGCATCCTGCGAGGCTGAGCGCTGGTACGTGGGCCCCGGAGTGCAGCGGGTGCCCGTCCGTGAGGGAAGGGTCCGTGGCGCACTGTTCCTGCCTCCTG GTCCGGGCCCCTTCCCCGGAGTCATTGACCTGTTTGGGGGTGCGGGGGGGCTGATTGAGTTCCGGGCAGGGCTCTTGGCCAGCCGGGGCTTTGCCGTGCTGGCCCTCGCCTTCTTTGCCTACGACGACCTGCCCCGAGTCCTGGCCCAGCTGGACCTGGAATATTTTgaggaagcagcacagctgctcctccgGCATCCCAAG GTCCGAGGCCCCGGCCTGGGCGTGGTGGGCGTCTCCAAAGGAGCGGAGGCGGCCTTGGCCATGGCCACCTTCCTGCCACAGGTGGTGGCCACAGTGTGGATCAACGGAACGAGCTTTCTCTATGGAAACCCGCTGGTCTACAAGGAGCTGCGCATCCCTGCCATTCCCTACTACACCGAGCGCATCCTGTTCACCGAGGTGGGAGCCATCGACAACTCCGCCATCTTCGCCGACCCCCGGGATCCGGCCTGCCATGCCTCGGCCATCCCAGTGGAGAGGATCCGGGGAAAGGTACTGTTTGTGGTGGGAGAGGCCGACCGCAGCTTCAACAGCAAGCTCTTCGCCGAGCTGGCCCTGGCGCGGATGCCGCCGGAGAGCGGCCAGATCCTGTCCTACCCCGGCGCCGGGCACCTGATCGAGCCCCCCGGATCCCCCCTGTGCAGCAACTCCGCCATCCGGGGCACTCCCAAGCCGGTGGCATGGGGGggagagccccagccccacGCCCGGGCCCAGGAACATTCCTGGCAGGAGATCCTGCAGTTCTTGGAGCTCCATCTGGGGTCGTTTGCTGCCATGAAGCTGTGA
- the ZP1 gene encoding zona pellucida sperm-binding protein 1 isoform X2 — protein MGRSCSFLLLLFLLNPGPRATVALLQYRHDCGKLGMQLLVFPPHGHTVRFKVLDEFGSRFDVANCSICLHWLNSREDGSVIFSSGYKGCHVLFKENHYVLRVQLEELLSSGIPITSYEVNMTCPKPGGSEMLPDGTWEKTRDSGVLFSHTGLHQVSESSLTLTGSHFTSQDHVEQVHTVGQYQPSSVLPGIQHHSSPAHSGLLSQPGGVHPVNQIQGSFFQPAVQPPQSGGQSQPGILRPVLVSQNHPSLGHQGGQSQPGHLRPGSVSHNQPGMMHLGGQNQPGNRPGSVSHNQPGMMHPGGQNQPGIRPGFVSHNQPGLTSTGAQTPAGFLQPGAQPLNQPGISRPSHHSNSPTRLPGHTGLLHPSPALVHPGLSSWPGFISPGLQAEPQPGLGRPGLQAQPGLLHPGIHTQPSLLQPTALFYPSPGAGMQLTREQCQVPVGRMPCVAPQGRDACLQAGCCYDDMDRTTPCYYGNIATVQCLLEGHFVLVVPRGMVALPYNLDSVRLASSQAGCEPRHVSEAFVMFRFPVTHCGTTVQAIEDMLIYENQLISTIDVQGSPRGSVTRDSVYILRARCIYNASDLLPLGVEVAVPPTAAPLAMLGPLGLQLRIATDESYSSYHAAGDFPLVRVLRDPIYVEVRLLQKTDPNLVLVLHHCWASPGSHATSQPQWPILVEGCPYQGDNYRTRLIPMGPASPELPFPSHYQRFVISTFAFVEPPGMAVLEGEVYISCSASVCHLSQPEPCRPSCQLGVPSRVRRSPGDRRTGDSMGTVTSQGCLVFPEAPKRGGTQQRG, from the exons ATGGGAcggagctgctccttcctcctgctcctcttcctcctgaaCCCGGGGCCCAGAGCCACTGTGGCACTCCTGCAGTACCGCCATGACTGCGGAAAGTTGGGAATGCAGCTCCTGGTCTTCCCGCCCCATGGCCACACCGTCCGCTTCAAGGTTCTGG ATGAGTTTGGCTCCCGCTTTGACGTGGCCAACTGCTCCATCTGCCTCCACTGGCTGAATTCCAGGGAGGACGGCTCTGTCATCTTCTCCTCTGGCTACAAGGGCTGCCATGTCCTGTTCAAG GAGAACCACTACGTCCTGCgggtgcagctggaggagctgctgtccagCGGGATCCCCATCACCTCCTACGAGGTCAACATGACCTGCCCCAAGCCGGGTGGCTCTGAGATGCTCCCAGATGGAACCTGGGAGAAGACCCGGGACAGCGGAGTGCTGTTCTCCCACACTGGCCTGCACCAGGTCTCGGAGTCCTCCCTCACCCTCACGGGATCCCACTTCACATCCCAAGACCACGTAGAGCAGGTTCATACCGTGGGACAGTaccagcccagctcagtgctTCCCGGGATCCAGCACCATTCCAGTCCAGCCCACTCGGGGCTTCTGTCCCAGCCTGGTGGGGTTCATCCTGTCAACCAAATCCAGGGAAGCTTCTTCCAACCAGCAGTGCAACCCCCCCAGTCTGGGGGCCAGAGCCAGCCAGGGATCCTTCGCCCAGTGCTCGTATCCCAAAACCATCCCAGTTTGGGGCATCAGGGGGGTCAGTCCCAGCCGGGGCACCTGCGTCCAGGGTCTGTATCCCATAATCAGCCTGGGATGATGCATCTCGGGGGTCAAAACCAACCTGGGAATCGCCCAGGGTCTGTATCCCATAATCAGCCTGGGATGATGCATCCCGGGGGTCAAAACCAACCTGGGATTCGCCCAGGGTTTGTATCCCACAACCAGCCTGGCTTGACCTCCACTGGTGCCCAGACTCCAGCAGGATTCCTGCAGCCGGGAGCTCAGCCCCTAAACCAGCCAGGAATATCTCGTCCCAGTCATCACTCCAACTCCCCAACCAGGCTCCCAGGCCACActgggctgctccatcccagcccagctttggtGCACCCAGGACTCTCATCCTGGCCAGGTTTCATCAGCCCTGGactccaggctgagccccagccaggTCTGGGACGCCCTGGGCTGCAGGCCCAGCCTGGATTGCTGCATCCTGGGAttcacacccagcccagcctgctgcagcccacagcGCTCTTCTACCCCTCACCAGGGGCAG GAATGCAGCTGACACgggagcagtgccaggtgcCAGTGGGCCGGATGCCTTGCGTGGCTCCACAGGGACGGGATGCATGCCTGCAGGCGGGATGCTGCTACGATGACATGGACCGTACCACACCCTGCTACTACGGGAATATCG CCACCGTGCAGTGCCTGCTGGAGGGACACTTTGTCCTGGTGGTCCCACGGGGAATGGTGGCCCTGCCGTACAACCTGGACAGCGTGCGgctggccagcagccaggcaggatgCGAGCCCCGCCACGTGTCCGAGGCCTTCGTCATGTTCCGCTTCCCGGTCACCCACTGCGGCACCACCGTCCAG GCGATCGAGGACATGCTCATCTATGAGAACCAGCTGATCTCCACCATCGATGTCCAGGGATCCCCCCGTGGATCCGTCACTAGGGACAGTGTCTACAT TCTCCGAGCTCGGTGCATCTACAATGCCAGCGACCTCCTTCCCTTGGGAGTGGAGGTGGCCGTGCCCCCCACAGCCGCCCCCCTGGCCATGCTGGGCCCGCTGGGGCTCCAGCTGCGGATTGCCACCG ATGAATCCTACAGCTCCTACCACGCTGCGGGTGACTTCCCCCTGGTGAGGGTGCTCCGGGACCCCATTTACGTGGAAGTCCggctgctgcagaagacagaTCCCAAtttggtgctggtgctgcaccaCTGCTGGGCCTCCCCTGGCTCCCACgccacatcccagccccagtggCCCATCCTGGTGGAGGG GTGTCCCTACCAAGGGGACAACTACAGGACACGGCTGATTCCAATGGGTCCGGCCTCTCCGGAGCTGCCCTTCCCAAGCCACTACCAGCGCTTTGTCATCTCCACTTTTGCCTTCGTGGAGCCCCCCGGAATGGCTGTGCTTGAGGGGGAG GTGTACATCTCCTGCAGTGCTTCCGTGTGCCACCTGAGCCAGCCAGAGCCCTGCCGgccctcctgccagctgggagtGCCCTCAC GAGTGCGGAGGTCTCCGGGGGACAGGAGGACAGGTGACAGCATGGGGACAGTCACATCCCAGGGATGCCTTGTCTTTCCTGAGGCTCCCAAGAGAGGGGGAACtcagcagagaggctga
- the ZP1 gene encoding zona pellucida sperm-binding protein 1 isoform X1, with protein sequence MGRSCSFLLLLFLLNPGPRATVALLQYRHDCGKLGMQLLVFPPHGHTVRFKVLDEFGSRFDVANCSICLHWLNSREDGSVIFSSGYKGCHVLFKENHYVLRVQLEELLSSGIPITSYEVNMTCPKPGGSEMLPDGTWEKTRDSGVLFSHTGLHQVSESSLTLTGSHFTSQDHVEQVHTVGQYQPSSVLPGIQHHSSPAHSGLLSQPGGVHPVNQIQGSFFQPAVQPPQSGGQSQPGILRPVLVSQNHPSLGHQGGQSQPGHLRPGSVSHNQPGMMHLGGQNQPGNRPGSVSHNQPGMMHPGGQNQPGIRPGFVSHNQPGLTSTGAQTPAGFLQPGAQPLNQPGISRPSHHSNSPTRLPGHTGLLHPSPALVHPGLSSWPGFISPGLQAEPQPGLGRPGLQAQPGLLHPGIHTQPSLLQPTALFYPSPGAGMQLTREQCQVPVGRMPCVAPQGRDACLQAGCCYDDMDRTTPCYYGNIATVQCLLEGHFVLVVPRGMVALPYNLDSVRLASSQAGCEPRHVSEAFVMFRFPVTHCGTTVQAIEDMLIYENQLISTIDVQGSPRGSVTRDSVYILRARCIYNASDLLPLGVEVAVPPTAAPLAMLGPLGLQLRIATGECPLSRSLSCSPSHSTPHNIPTDESYSSYHAAGDFPLVRVLRDPIYVEVRLLQKTDPNLVLVLHHCWASPGSHATSQPQWPILVEGCPYQGDNYRTRLIPMGPASPELPFPSHYQRFVISTFAFVEPPGMAVLEGEVYISCSASVCHLSQPEPCRPSCQLGVPSRVRRSPGDRRTGDSMGTVTSQGCLVFPEAPKRGGTQQRG encoded by the exons ATGGGAcggagctgctccttcctcctgctcctcttcctcctgaaCCCGGGGCCCAGAGCCACTGTGGCACTCCTGCAGTACCGCCATGACTGCGGAAAGTTGGGAATGCAGCTCCTGGTCTTCCCGCCCCATGGCCACACCGTCCGCTTCAAGGTTCTGG ATGAGTTTGGCTCCCGCTTTGACGTGGCCAACTGCTCCATCTGCCTCCACTGGCTGAATTCCAGGGAGGACGGCTCTGTCATCTTCTCCTCTGGCTACAAGGGCTGCCATGTCCTGTTCAAG GAGAACCACTACGTCCTGCgggtgcagctggaggagctgctgtccagCGGGATCCCCATCACCTCCTACGAGGTCAACATGACCTGCCCCAAGCCGGGTGGCTCTGAGATGCTCCCAGATGGAACCTGGGAGAAGACCCGGGACAGCGGAGTGCTGTTCTCCCACACTGGCCTGCACCAGGTCTCGGAGTCCTCCCTCACCCTCACGGGATCCCACTTCACATCCCAAGACCACGTAGAGCAGGTTCATACCGTGGGACAGTaccagcccagctcagtgctTCCCGGGATCCAGCACCATTCCAGTCCAGCCCACTCGGGGCTTCTGTCCCAGCCTGGTGGGGTTCATCCTGTCAACCAAATCCAGGGAAGCTTCTTCCAACCAGCAGTGCAACCCCCCCAGTCTGGGGGCCAGAGCCAGCCAGGGATCCTTCGCCCAGTGCTCGTATCCCAAAACCATCCCAGTTTGGGGCATCAGGGGGGTCAGTCCCAGCCGGGGCACCTGCGTCCAGGGTCTGTATCCCATAATCAGCCTGGGATGATGCATCTCGGGGGTCAAAACCAACCTGGGAATCGCCCAGGGTCTGTATCCCATAATCAGCCTGGGATGATGCATCCCGGGGGTCAAAACCAACCTGGGATTCGCCCAGGGTTTGTATCCCACAACCAGCCTGGCTTGACCTCCACTGGTGCCCAGACTCCAGCAGGATTCCTGCAGCCGGGAGCTCAGCCCCTAAACCAGCCAGGAATATCTCGTCCCAGTCATCACTCCAACTCCCCAACCAGGCTCCCAGGCCACActgggctgctccatcccagcccagctttggtGCACCCAGGACTCTCATCCTGGCCAGGTTTCATCAGCCCTGGactccaggctgagccccagccaggTCTGGGACGCCCTGGGCTGCAGGCCCAGCCTGGATTGCTGCATCCTGGGAttcacacccagcccagcctgctgcagcccacagcGCTCTTCTACCCCTCACCAGGGGCAG GAATGCAGCTGACACgggagcagtgccaggtgcCAGTGGGCCGGATGCCTTGCGTGGCTCCACAGGGACGGGATGCATGCCTGCAGGCGGGATGCTGCTACGATGACATGGACCGTACCACACCCTGCTACTACGGGAATATCG CCACCGTGCAGTGCCTGCTGGAGGGACACTTTGTCCTGGTGGTCCCACGGGGAATGGTGGCCCTGCCGTACAACCTGGACAGCGTGCGgctggccagcagccaggcaggatgCGAGCCCCGCCACGTGTCCGAGGCCTTCGTCATGTTCCGCTTCCCGGTCACCCACTGCGGCACCACCGTCCAG GCGATCGAGGACATGCTCATCTATGAGAACCAGCTGATCTCCACCATCGATGTCCAGGGATCCCCCCGTGGATCCGTCACTAGGGACAGTGTCTACAT TCTCCGAGCTCGGTGCATCTACAATGCCAGCGACCTCCTTCCCTTGGGAGTGGAGGTGGCCGTGCCCCCCACAGCCGCCCCCCTGGCCATGCTGGGCCCGCTGGGGCTCCAGCTGCGGATTGCCACCGGTGAGTGCCCCCTATCCcgctccctctcctgctccccatcccactcAACCCCTCACAACATTCCCACAGATGAATCCTACAGCTCCTACCACGCTGCGGGTGACTTCCCCCTGGTGAGGGTGCTCCGGGACCCCATTTACGTGGAAGTCCggctgctgcagaagacagaTCCCAAtttggtgctggtgctgcaccaCTGCTGGGCCTCCCCTGGCTCCCACgccacatcccagccccagtggCCCATCCTGGTGGAGGG GTGTCCCTACCAAGGGGACAACTACAGGACACGGCTGATTCCAATGGGTCCGGCCTCTCCGGAGCTGCCCTTCCCAAGCCACTACCAGCGCTTTGTCATCTCCACTTTTGCCTTCGTGGAGCCCCCCGGAATGGCTGTGCTTGAGGGGGAG GTGTACATCTCCTGCAGTGCTTCCGTGTGCCACCTGAGCCAGCCAGAGCCCTGCCGgccctcctgccagctgggagtGCCCTCAC GAGTGCGGAGGTCTCCGGGGGACAGGAGGACAGGTGACAGCATGGGGACAGTCACATCCCAGGGATGCCTTGTCTTTCCTGAGGCTCCCAAGAGAGGGGGAACtcagcagagaggctga
- the LOC103822142 gene encoding acyl-coenzyme A amino acid N-acyltransferase 2 isoform X2 encodes MAGLGHTWKRGVPAAGCTMVEVTVTPQSSLADRPVQIRVRGLSPSQLVTLRAWLKDEQGECFQSRAFFRADGAGEVDPGLHAALGGSYSGVWPMGLFWFLQPDTLFRRLVKRDVAGSPFRVRLEVLDGLSLGTDPREQPLASCEAERWYVGPGVQRVPVREGRVRGALFLPPGPGPFPGVIDLFGGAGGLIEFRAGLLASRGFAVLALAFFAYDDLPRVLAQLDLEYFEEAAQLLLRHPKVVATVWINGTSFLYGNPLVYKELRIPAIPYYTERILFTEVGAIDNSAIFADPRDPACHASAIPVERIRGKVLFVVGEADRSFNSKLFAELALARMPPESGQILSYPGAGHLIEPPGSPLCSNSAIRGTPKPVAWGGEPQPHARAQEHSWQEILQFLELHLGSFAAMKL; translated from the exons ATGGCGGGGCTAGGACACACATGGAAAAGGGGTGTCCCGGCTGCCGG GTGCACCATGgtggaggtgacagtgacaccgCAGTCCTCGCTGGCTGACCGGCCCGTGCAGATCCGTGTGCGGGgactgtccccatcccagcttGTCACCCTCCGGGCGTGGCTGAAGGACGAGCAGGGCGAGTGCTTCCAATCCCGCGCCTTTTTCCGCGCTGACGGAGCGGGAGAGGTGGATCCCGGGCTCCATGCCGCCCTGGGGGGCAGCTACTCTGGGGTCTGGCCCATGGGGCTCTTCTGGTTCCTGCAGCCTGACACGCTGTTCCGCCGGCTGGTGAAGCGGGATGTGGCCGGCAGCCCCTTCCGCGTCCGGCTGGAAGTGTTggatgggctcagcctgggcacGGATCCCCGGGAGCAGCCGCTGGCATCCTGCGAGGCTGAGCGCTGGTACGTGGGCCCCGGAGTGCAGCGGGTGCCCGTCCGTGAGGGAAGGGTCCGTGGCGCACTGTTCCTGCCTCCTG GTCCGGGCCCCTTCCCCGGAGTCATTGACCTGTTTGGGGGTGCGGGGGGGCTGATTGAGTTCCGGGCAGGGCTCTTGGCCAGCCGGGGCTTTGCCGTGCTGGCCCTCGCCTTCTTTGCCTACGACGACCTGCCCCGAGTCCTGGCCCAGCTGGACCTGGAATATTTTgaggaagcagcacagctgctcctccgGCATCCCAAG GTGGTGGCCACAGTGTGGATCAACGGAACGAGCTTTCTCTATGGAAACCCGCTGGTCTACAAGGAGCTGCGCATCCCTGCCATTCCCTACTACACCGAGCGCATCCTGTTCACCGAGGTGGGAGCCATCGACAACTCCGCCATCTTCGCCGACCCCCGGGATCCGGCCTGCCATGCCTCGGCCATCCCAGTGGAGAGGATCCGGGGAAAGGTACTGTTTGTGGTGGGAGAGGCCGACCGCAGCTTCAACAGCAAGCTCTTCGCCGAGCTGGCCCTGGCGCGGATGCCGCCGGAGAGCGGCCAGATCCTGTCCTACCCCGGCGCCGGGCACCTGATCGAGCCCCCCGGATCCCCCCTGTGCAGCAACTCCGCCATCCGGGGCACTCCCAAGCCGGTGGCATGGGGGggagagccccagccccacGCCCGGGCCCAGGAACATTCCTGGCAGGAGATCCTGCAGTTCTTGGAGCTCCATCTGGGGTCGTTTGCTGCCATGAAGCTGTGA
- the LOC103822142 gene encoding acyl-coenzyme A amino acid N-acyltransferase 2 isoform X1 has product MAGLGHTWKRGVPAAGCTMVEVTVTPQSSLADRPVQIRVRGLSPSQLVTLRAWLKDEQGECFQSRAFFRADGAGEVDPGLHAALGGSYSGVWPMGLFWFLQPDTLFRRLVKRDVAGSPFRVRLEVLDGLSLGTDPREQPLASCEAERWYVGPGVQRVPVREGRVRGALFLPPGPGPFPGVIDLFGGAGGLIEFRAGLLASRGFAVLALAFFAYDDLPRVLAQLDLEYFEEAAQLLLRHPKVRGPGLGVVGVSKGAEAALAMATFLPQVVATVWINGTSFLYGNPLVYKELRIPAIPYYTERILFTEVGAIDNSAIFADPRDPACHASAIPVERIRGKVLFVVGEADRSFNSKLFAELALARMPPESGQILSYPGAGHLIEPPGSPLCSNSAIRGTPKPVAWGGEPQPHARAQEHSWQEILQFLELHLGSFAAMKL; this is encoded by the exons ATGGCGGGGCTAGGACACACATGGAAAAGGGGTGTCCCGGCTGCCGG GTGCACCATGgtggaggtgacagtgacaccgCAGTCCTCGCTGGCTGACCGGCCCGTGCAGATCCGTGTGCGGGgactgtccccatcccagcttGTCACCCTCCGGGCGTGGCTGAAGGACGAGCAGGGCGAGTGCTTCCAATCCCGCGCCTTTTTCCGCGCTGACGGAGCGGGAGAGGTGGATCCCGGGCTCCATGCCGCCCTGGGGGGCAGCTACTCTGGGGTCTGGCCCATGGGGCTCTTCTGGTTCCTGCAGCCTGACACGCTGTTCCGCCGGCTGGTGAAGCGGGATGTGGCCGGCAGCCCCTTCCGCGTCCGGCTGGAAGTGTTggatgggctcagcctgggcacGGATCCCCGGGAGCAGCCGCTGGCATCCTGCGAGGCTGAGCGCTGGTACGTGGGCCCCGGAGTGCAGCGGGTGCCCGTCCGTGAGGGAAGGGTCCGTGGCGCACTGTTCCTGCCTCCTG GTCCGGGCCCCTTCCCCGGAGTCATTGACCTGTTTGGGGGTGCGGGGGGGCTGATTGAGTTCCGGGCAGGGCTCTTGGCCAGCCGGGGCTTTGCCGTGCTGGCCCTCGCCTTCTTTGCCTACGACGACCTGCCCCGAGTCCTGGCCCAGCTGGACCTGGAATATTTTgaggaagcagcacagctgctcctccgGCATCCCAAG GTCCGAGGCCCCGGCCTGGGCGTGGTGGGCGTCTCCAAAGGAGCGGAGGCGGCCTTGGCCATGGCCACCTTCCTGCCACAGGTGGTGGCCACAGTGTGGATCAACGGAACGAGCTTTCTCTATGGAAACCCGCTGGTCTACAAGGAGCTGCGCATCCCTGCCATTCCCTACTACACCGAGCGCATCCTGTTCACCGAGGTGGGAGCCATCGACAACTCCGCCATCTTCGCCGACCCCCGGGATCCGGCCTGCCATGCCTCGGCCATCCCAGTGGAGAGGATCCGGGGAAAGGTACTGTTTGTGGTGGGAGAGGCCGACCGCAGCTTCAACAGCAAGCTCTTCGCCGAGCTGGCCCTGGCGCGGATGCCGCCGGAGAGCGGCCAGATCCTGTCCTACCCCGGCGCCGGGCACCTGATCGAGCCCCCCGGATCCCCCCTGTGCAGCAACTCCGCCATCCGGGGCACTCCCAAGCCGGTGGCATGGGGGggagagccccagccccacGCCCGGGCCCAGGAACATTCCTGGCAGGAGATCCTGCAGTTCTTGGAGCTCCATCTGGGGTCGTTTGCTGCCATGAAGCTGTGA
- the LOC103822142 gene encoding acyl-coenzyme A amino acid N-acyltransferase 2 isoform X3: MAGLGHTWKRGVPAAGCTMVEVTVTPQSSLADRPVQIRVRGLSPSQLVTLRAWLKDEQGECFQSRAFFRADGAGEVDPGLHAALGGSYSGVWPMGLFWFLQPDTLFRRLVKRDVAGSPFRVRLEVLDGLSLGTDPREQPLASCEAERWYVGPGVQRVPVREGRVRGALFLPPGPGPFPGVIDLFGGAGGLIEFRAGLLASRGFAVLALAFFAYDDLPRVLAQLDLEYFEEAAQLLLRHPKVRGPGLGVVGVSKGAEAALAMATFLPQVVATVWINGTSFLYGNPLVYKELRIPAIPYYTERILFTEVGAIDNSAIFADPRDPACHASAIPVERIRGKASLGSCHCVLSSRGYCRSGVSRCH; encoded by the exons ATGGCGGGGCTAGGACACACATGGAAAAGGGGTGTCCCGGCTGCCGG GTGCACCATGgtggaggtgacagtgacaccgCAGTCCTCGCTGGCTGACCGGCCCGTGCAGATCCGTGTGCGGGgactgtccccatcccagcttGTCACCCTCCGGGCGTGGCTGAAGGACGAGCAGGGCGAGTGCTTCCAATCCCGCGCCTTTTTCCGCGCTGACGGAGCGGGAGAGGTGGATCCCGGGCTCCATGCCGCCCTGGGGGGCAGCTACTCTGGGGTCTGGCCCATGGGGCTCTTCTGGTTCCTGCAGCCTGACACGCTGTTCCGCCGGCTGGTGAAGCGGGATGTGGCCGGCAGCCCCTTCCGCGTCCGGCTGGAAGTGTTggatgggctcagcctgggcacGGATCCCCGGGAGCAGCCGCTGGCATCCTGCGAGGCTGAGCGCTGGTACGTGGGCCCCGGAGTGCAGCGGGTGCCCGTCCGTGAGGGAAGGGTCCGTGGCGCACTGTTCCTGCCTCCTG GTCCGGGCCCCTTCCCCGGAGTCATTGACCTGTTTGGGGGTGCGGGGGGGCTGATTGAGTTCCGGGCAGGGCTCTTGGCCAGCCGGGGCTTTGCCGTGCTGGCCCTCGCCTTCTTTGCCTACGACGACCTGCCCCGAGTCCTGGCCCAGCTGGACCTGGAATATTTTgaggaagcagcacagctgctcctccgGCATCCCAAG GTCCGAGGCCCCGGCCTGGGCGTGGTGGGCGTCTCCAAAGGAGCGGAGGCGGCCTTGGCCATGGCCACCTTCCTGCCACAGGTGGTGGCCACAGTGTGGATCAACGGAACGAGCTTTCTCTATGGAAACCCGCTGGTCTACAAGGAGCTGCGCATCCCTGCCATTCCCTACTACACCGAGCGCATCCTGTTCACCGAGGTGGGAGCCATCGACAACTCCGCCATCTTCGCCGACCCCCGGGATCCGGCCTGCCATGCCTCGGCCATCCCAGTGGAGAGGATCCGGGGAAAG GCATCACTGGGGTCGTGCCACTGTGTCCTCTCGTCCCGTGGCTATTGCAGGAGTGGCGTGTCCAGATGTCACTGA